A genomic window from Silene latifolia isolate original U9 population chromosome Y, ASM4854445v1, whole genome shotgun sequence includes:
- the LOC141630781 gene encoding uncharacterized protein LOC141630781 → MSSPLYLHPSDSPNMSLTRTKFNGDNYDLWAGAVRNGLDAKNKLGFIEGKVGKPPGDEEDNIELVALRQCNAMLRGWLRISIEEKLHASITFSGSVKEIWDKLRDRYTARNAPRVHELKGELSECKQRRESVVEYYTRLKVIWDELANYSRVTLCTCGAAAALTKEREEEKVHQFLMGLDSTLYGNLRSNILMEDPITSLTKAYSLVLREERHANMMKEKEKIIEAAMAVKTYGAGRGRAARGNQSVEVQEGVPQCTHCGKYYHTEEACYDKHGYEAVKAQGRGRGRRGAGSGRGSFGRGGGRSGGPNQNGTFQANAVGTSTTVKETETQPQPFNAEEIDRIRIMLASSPEGSDKFTGMSNNIDVEWLIDSGCSHHMTGRRECLTNILKMEKSLIGLQDGRKVEATDHGEVILSKNFVLQDDRSSRMEIGRGDARDGVYYFRKEKQNVACKVDVTKESMLGESNSNGDSTPLESQNIQHETSVVDNMHQEEDYNQGVLDNNTHEVRGSEESIGEQETPVRGHPEDMENQVEEFLEAINETREPQHYFEAAKNSKWRDAMRKEIDALEINGTWRIVSLPNGKKPIGCKWVYKIKYKADGTIKIQSSTRGARVYSSGRNRLSRDIRTGGENDKHLEEEVYMRIPQGFEKEDGNKVCKLEKSLYGLKQASRKWFSKLTEFLREYGFIQSWADYSAFRCSKDCIFIGVLVYVDDMVIVSNNSEACREFKQCLDKRFGIKDLGRLKYFMGIEVAQSSKGILLNQRKYALGITEEAGQSQAKPVHTPIQQHHNLALAKGELLKDVMKYRRVVGRLIYLTITRPDLVYAVHVLSQFVHEPRKEHWDGAMRVIRYLKMNPNKGIIINGNSNL, encoded by the exons ATGTCGTCGCCACTTTATCTCCATCCCTCTGATAGTCCTAACATGTCACTCACAAGAACCAAATTTAATGGTGACAATTACGATTTGTGGGCCGGTGCCGTAAGAAATGGCTTGGATGCTAAGAACAAGTTAGGGTTCATCGAAGGGAAGGTCGGAAAACCTCCAGGAGATGAAGAAGACAATATCGAGTTAGTGGCATTGAGACAATGTAATGCCATGTTGAGAGGATGGCTAAGAATTTCAATTGAGGAGAAATTACACGCAAGCATCACATTTTCCGGAAGCGTGAAGGAAATTTGGGACAAACTGCGTGATCGATATACGGCTAGAAACGCACCACGGGTTCACGAACTGAAAGGAGAACTAAGTGAGTGCAAACAAAGAAGGGAGTCTGTGGTAGAATACTACACTCGTCTCAAGGTAATCTGGGATGAACTTGCCAACTATTCTCGTGTCACCCTGTGCACATGTGGGGCTGCTGCTGCATTAACAAAGGAACGAGAGGAAGAAAAGGTCCATCAATTCTTGATGGGACTTGATTCGACGTTATATGGCAATCTTCGTTCAAATATTTTGATGGAGGACCCCATAACCTCCCTTACAAAGGCATATTCTCTTGTTTTAAGGGAAGAAAGACATGCCAACATGATGAAGGAAAAGGAGAAGATAATTGAAGCGGCCATGGCCGTAAAGACGTATGGAGCAGGACGTGGCAGAGCTGCTAGGGGAAATCAGAGTGTGGAGGTTCAAGAAGGTGTACCACAATGTACTCATTGTGGCAAATATTACCATACTGAGGAGGCGTGTTATGATAAGCATGGCTATGAAGCTGTGAAAGCACAAGGAAGAGGCAGGGGACGGAGAGGAGCAGGCAGCGGCAGAGGGTCCTTTGGCCGAGGAGGAGGCAGGTCTGGTGGACCTAACCAGAACGGGACATTCCAGGCGAATGCTGTTGGCACCTCAACCACTGTAAAGGAGACGGAAACGCAGCCACAACCCTTTAATGCCGAGGAGATAGACCGCATAAGGATCATGTTGGCTTCGAGTCCCGAAGGTAGCGATAAATTCACAGGTATGAGTAATAATATTGATGTCGAATGGCTTATTGACAGTGGTTGCTCGCACCACATGACTGGAAGGAGAGAATGTTTGACAAATATTCTAAAAATGGAGAAATCCTTAATTGGATTGCAAGACGGAAGAAAGGTGGAAGCTACTGATCATGGAGAAGTTATTTTGAGCAAGAATTTTGTTTTACAGGAT GACCGGTCTTCGAGGATGGAGATTGGACGGGGTGATGCGCGAGACGGGGTTTATTATTTCAGGAAGGAAAAACAAAATGTGGCCTGCAAGGTAGATGTGACGAAGGAGTCTATGCTGGG AGAGTCAAATTCAAATGGAGATAGCACACCTTTGGAGAGTCAAAATATACAACATGAAACTAGTGTAGTGGATAATATGCATCAAGAAGAAGATTATAATCAGGGAGTTCTAGACAATAACACCCACGAAGTCAGGGGGAGTGAAGAGTCAATTGGTGAACAAGAGACGCCAGTCCGGGGACATCCAGAAGACATGGAGAATCAGGTTGA GGAGTTCTTGGAAGCTATTAACGAGACACGAGAGCCACAACACTATTTCGAGGCTGCAAAGAATTCGAAGTGGAGAGATGCTATGCGCAAAGAAATCGATGCTCTTGAGATAAATGGAACCTGGAGAATCGTTTCATTGCCAAATGGAAAGAAACCGATTGGGTGCAAATGGGTTTACAAGATTAAGTACAAGGCAGATGGGACAATCAAGATACAAAGCTCGACTCGTGGCGCAAGGGTTTACTCAAGTGGAAGGAATAGACTATCACGAGACATACGCACCGGTGGCGAAAATGACAAGC ATTTAGAGGAAGAAGTATATATGCGCATTCCGCAAGGGTTCGAGAAGGAGGACGGGAACAAGGTATGCAAATTGGAAAAATCGTTGTATGGATTAAAACAAGCCTCGCGAAAATGGTTTTCAAAATTAACCGAATTTCTACGAGAATACGGATTTATCCAATCATGGGCCGATTACTCGGCGTTTAGATGTAGCAAAGATTGTATTTTCATTGGGGTACTTGTGTATGTCGATGATATGGTCATTGTAAGTAATAATAGTGAGGCATGTCGGGAGTTTAAGCAATGTCTTGACAAGCGATTTGGCATAAAGGACTTGGGTCGCCTCAAGTACTTCATGGGCATTGAAGTAGCGCAAAGTTCAAAGGGGATATTACTCAATCAAAGGAAGTATGCATTAGGAATAACAGAGGAGGCAGGACAGTCACAAGCTAAACCGGTGCATACACCAATACAACAACATCATAATCTTGCTTTAGCTAAGGGAGAGTTGTTGAAGGATGTAATGAAATATCGAAGAGTTGTAGGAAGACTGATTTATTTGACGATTACAAGGCCAGACCTCGTGTATGCCGTGCACGTGCTCTCACAATTCGTTCACGAGCCAAGGAAAGAACATTGGGACGGAGCAATGCGAGTGATTCGATATCTGAAGATGAACCCGAACAAGGGGATTATCATTAATGGAAATTCGAATTTATAG
- the LOC141630782 gene encoding uncharacterized protein LOC141630782, whose product MGKFIRCDGATTEKTWLSFARVMIDVPFGKPIPSNVKFMDSDGSILSLKVEFEWKPILCTKCQGIGHETAKCRKEKKGDTQKVPAQKGGQKQWRSKQAVVPGTSTSVGSPTISAPSVTECTPYEKPNNFDVTWATNGKYHMANTPARKIIRHSRQEILAANSGSNHLKKVNLLESINSVTPKVGIGTMIGLFGLLETKVKPLSLNAVRNNLCSSWCLTTNTQYHKGGRIWVLWKPSLFRVYILNYNAQFIHLEATDLAAGTASYVTFVYAFNDTQERKSLWSNLCDIKKTIQGPWAICGDFNTVLQLSERLGGSSTMEEMDDFKACVDECEVMDCPASGSLYTWCNKNEQATRVYSRLDRVLLNQEWLQNNG is encoded by the exons ATGGGTAAGTTTATACGATGTGATGGTGCCACAACTGAGAAAACTTGGTTGAGCTTTGCCAGGGTGATGATAGATGTCCCTTTTGGTAAGCCCATACCTAGTAATGTGAAGTTCATGGATTCTGATGGTAGCATTCTCAGTCTGAAAGTAGAATTTGAATGGAAACCTATTTTATGTACTAAATGTCAAGGAATTGGACATGAGACTGCGAAatgtagaaaagagaaaaaagggGATACACAGAAGGTTCCTGCACAGAAGGGGGGCCAGAAACAATGGAGATCAAAGCAAGCAGTTGTACCTGGTACAAGTACATCTGTTGGCTCTCCAACTATTTCAGCTCCGTCTGTTACTGAGTGTACTCCTTATGAAAAGCCAAATAACTTTGATGTGACTTGGGCTACTAATGGTAAGTATCATATGGCAAATACTCCTGCTCGCAAAATTATCAGGCATAGTAGACAAGAGATTCTGGCAGCTAATTCTGGCTCTAACCATCTTAAAAAGGTGAACCTGCTAGAGTCTATTAACAGTGTTACCCCCAAAGTTGGAATAGGGACAATG ATAGGACTATTCGgcctccttgagacaaaggtaaaGCCTTTGTCTCTAAATGCAGTGAGGAATAATTTATGTAGTTCTTGGTGTTTAACAACTAATACTCAATATCATAAGGGAGGGAGGATATGGGTCTTATGGAAGCCTTCTCTTTTTAGAGTCTATATTCTAAACTACAATGCACAATTCATTCATTTGGAAGCTACGGATTTGGCTGCTGGGACTGCCTCCTATGTGACGTTTGTTTATGCTTTCAATGATACGCAAGAAAGAAAAAGTTTGTGGTCCAATTTGTGTGATATTAAGAAAACTATCCAGGGACCATGGGCAATTTGTGGAGATTTCAACACTGTTTTACAGCTTTCAGAAAGGTTAGGAGGTAGTAGTACCATGGAAGAAATGGATGATTTCAAAGCATGTGTTGATGAATGTGAGGTTATGGACTGTCCTGCTAGTGGTTCTCTGTATACTTGGTGTAATAAGAATGAGCAGGCTACCAGAGTTTATAGCAGGTTGGATCGTGTACTTTTAAATCAAGAGTGGTTGCAGAATAATGGTTAG